Proteins encoded in a region of the Archangium lipolyticum genome:
- a CDS encoding DUF3857 domain-containing protein: MSPQRLLLLLSVLATLPARAEAGLTLTEPPSWVEPTPVEVRRPLRAEDAVSGLHLLLSEEQVRVSPGLTERFHRQVRHVASSRGVEAGSKLEVTFSNAHERLRLHGVWRTRDGVRTQILRAEDVKLLQQESGLDMGIYRDQRTALAFLQDVRAGDRLEEAYTVESAHPLFKGHHLDSLVLASEVPVAHLVHRLLAPAGLALHFKTQGTQEARPVERDVGGLREYRWERKDVPAFEPEQGIPSDLAEWPHVQVSSFGSWAEVASWGLALMEGMPESPEVKTRAESWRSLPTEEARFLAAVRFVQDEVRYLAIAIGPNTHQPHPPEQVLSQRFGDCKDKALLLTTLLRTLGIPAHVALVSAHRHGGVEHLLPSAWAFDHAIVRAQVAGRTEWVDATQTHRRGRLGARGPLPYGKALVLAPGTTGLESIPQPAAGGPEVDARYTLSVNDDGTGTFTITSRYTRSEADNTRSLLAGLSAEQLSTRQLEQYRGLFPKLKPEGTPRVVDDEDTNTLTLEAKYTLEDAWANGGLKVAAPQVTGQLALPRRTEGRSFPLEVDHPTHLRVRWEVRSDSLLTVAPEQHTVEGPASRMDMTVTSDFNGFVYQVEYRSLADRVAPDAMARHVAAVEKMGPLLGLSFAAPVGTVLSSNVSTSGSFLLSREVSLALSTVFLLVLAVFGLGLPRRIRELVRKRRTRQQTRRASPGAVRYLREREKREKEEEGARPILVDSLEQADQHIRKERCSCGGTFERVPDALQLRHTGSDGRNITVLRVRCTSCHAPQFLSFDVRPS, from the coding sequence ATGTCACCCCAGCGCCTGCTGCTGCTGCTGTCCGTCCTCGCCACGCTCCCCGCCCGGGCCGAGGCCGGCCTCACGCTGACCGAGCCCCCCTCCTGGGTGGAGCCCACTCCGGTCGAGGTGCGGCGCCCGCTGCGTGCCGAGGACGCCGTCTCGGGCCTCCACCTGCTGCTGTCCGAGGAGCAGGTCCGCGTCTCGCCCGGGCTCACCGAGCGCTTCCACCGCCAGGTGCGGCACGTGGCCAGCAGCCGCGGCGTGGAGGCGGGCTCCAAGCTCGAGGTCACCTTCTCCAACGCCCACGAGCGCCTACGCCTGCATGGCGTCTGGCGCACCCGCGACGGTGTGCGCACCCAGATCCTGCGCGCCGAGGACGTGAAGTTGCTTCAGCAGGAGAGCGGGCTGGATATGGGCATCTACCGCGACCAGCGCACCGCCCTCGCATTCCTCCAGGACGTGCGCGCAGGGGACCGTCTCGAGGAGGCCTACACCGTGGAGAGCGCCCACCCCCTCTTCAAGGGGCACCACCTGGATTCGCTCGTCCTCGCGAGCGAGGTGCCCGTGGCCCACCTCGTCCACCGGCTGCTCGCTCCGGCGGGCCTGGCGCTCCACTTCAAGACCCAGGGCACGCAGGAGGCCCGGCCCGTGGAGCGCGACGTGGGCGGACTGCGCGAGTACCGGTGGGAGAGGAAGGACGTGCCCGCCTTCGAGCCGGAGCAGGGAATCCCCTCCGACCTGGCCGAGTGGCCCCACGTCCAGGTGAGCAGCTTCGGGAGCTGGGCCGAGGTGGCCTCCTGGGGCCTCGCGCTGATGGAGGGGATGCCGGAGTCTCCCGAGGTGAAGACGCGGGCGGAGTCCTGGCGCTCCCTCCCCACCGAGGAGGCGCGCTTCCTCGCGGCGGTGCGCTTCGTCCAGGACGAGGTGCGCTACCTGGCCATCGCGATCGGCCCCAACACCCACCAGCCCCACCCGCCGGAGCAGGTGCTCTCCCAGCGCTTCGGCGACTGCAAGGACAAGGCGCTCCTGCTGACCACCCTGCTGCGCACGCTGGGCATCCCCGCGCACGTGGCCCTGGTGAGCGCCCACCGGCACGGCGGCGTGGAGCACCTGCTCCCCTCGGCCTGGGCCTTCGACCACGCCATCGTGCGCGCCCAGGTGGCCGGACGCACCGAGTGGGTGGATGCCACCCAGACGCATCGGCGCGGGCGGCTCGGGGCTCGCGGCCCGCTCCCCTATGGGAAGGCGCTCGTGCTCGCTCCCGGCACCACCGGGCTCGAGTCCATTCCCCAGCCCGCCGCCGGGGGGCCGGAGGTGGACGCGCGCTACACGCTCTCCGTGAATGACGATGGCACCGGAACCTTCACCATCACCAGCCGCTACACCCGCTCGGAGGCGGACAACACCCGCTCCCTGCTGGCGGGACTGTCGGCGGAGCAGCTCTCCACCCGGCAACTCGAGCAGTACCGCGGCCTCTTCCCCAAGCTGAAGCCCGAGGGCACTCCGCGCGTGGTGGACGACGAGGACACCAACACGTTGACGCTGGAGGCGAAGTACACCCTGGAGGACGCCTGGGCCAACGGCGGCCTGAAGGTCGCGGCCCCGCAGGTGACCGGGCAGCTCGCCCTCCCCCGGCGCACCGAGGGGCGCTCCTTCCCCCTGGAGGTGGACCACCCCACCCACCTCCGCGTGCGCTGGGAGGTGCGCTCCGATTCCCTGCTGACCGTGGCCCCGGAGCAGCACACGGTGGAGGGCCCGGCCTCCCGCATGGACATGACGGTGACGTCCGACTTCAACGGGTTCGTCTACCAGGTGGAGTACCGCAGCCTCGCCGACCGGGTGGCGCCGGACGCGATGGCCCGGCACGTCGCGGCCGTGGAGAAGATGGGCCCCCTGCTCGGCCTGTCCTTCGCCGCGCCAGTGGGCACCGTGCTCTCCTCCAACGTCTCCACGTCCGGCTCCTTCCTGCTCTCGCGTGAGGTCAGCCTCGCCCTCAGCACGGTGTTCCTGCTGGTGCTGGCGGTCTTCGGACTGGGCCTCCCCCGGCGCATCCGCGAGCTCGTCCGGAAGCGCCGGACCCGGCAACAGACCCGCCGGGCCTCACCGGGCGCCGTGCGCTACCTGCGCGAGCGCGAGAAGCGGGAGAAGGAGGAGGAGGGTGCGCGCCCCATCCTCGTGGACAGCCTGGAGCAGGCCGATCAGCACATCCGCAAGGAGCGCTGCTCCTGCGGCGGTACCTTCGAGCGCGTGCCGGATGCCCTGCAACTGCGGCACACGGGGAGTGACGGCAGGAACATCACCGTCCTCCGCGTGCGCTGCACCTCCTGCCACGCGCCCCAGTTCCTCTCCTTCGACGTGCGGCCCAGCTGA
- a CDS encoding caspase family protein yields the protein MNRRCPGTLLAALVLLAASQVLAAPPVRRALVIAHNASDDPALSPLRYADDDGVMWTELLRRLGVETTLLVEPDEETRRTGAAVLATGARPPTPEAVSQAVESLRGAIQADHATGRRTDVLLVYVGHGNTDEAGRAYFTVKGGRLDRTAFYAQLVDPLGADFVHVIVDACRASGVVGSRGQADAAVLAELRGTLEREQLAARPHVGALFAESDTGETHEWSRLRAGVFSHVLRSGLMGGADVNGDGAVEYSELAGFVAASLQGVKALPARLSVHAHAPASEPRRPLVGASPEGPSLLLPAEFEHARISVEDEEGRRLADVRRAEGQPLALRLPVRDAYWVRTPTAEARIALAQLGAGVPRLRPRELQERGPVEDALRRGLFSVAFDRSFYEQYVSTSSFVPVDFVPGRVGPVRIPLGAPVLGSHSPWEVGAFAARTPLGLGGFITGPSFTLRTAAPYTLGVRASYALSLLPSVDGVTLHRFSVQGLAGIQSPERVGPFLEAAAGWSLVGVKYRGGVQGDPTVLSGHLSGGMVARMDSWRMRAGGFIGTELITADGEDSWGTTWGVELSFGR from the coding sequence ATGAATCGCCGTTGTCCGGGAACGTTGCTCGCGGCCCTCGTGCTGCTCGCCGCCTCCCAGGTCCTCGCCGCGCCGCCCGTGCGCCGCGCGCTCGTCATCGCCCACAACGCCAGCGATGACCCCGCCCTCTCTCCGCTGCGCTACGCGGACGACGACGGGGTGATGTGGACGGAGCTGCTGCGGCGGCTGGGCGTGGAGACCACGCTGCTGGTGGAGCCCGACGAGGAGACGCGCAGGACGGGCGCCGCGGTGCTGGCGACGGGAGCCCGGCCGCCCACGCCCGAGGCGGTATCCCAGGCGGTGGAGTCCCTGCGCGGCGCCATCCAGGCGGACCACGCCACGGGGCGGCGGACGGACGTGCTGCTCGTCTACGTGGGGCACGGCAACACCGACGAGGCCGGCCGTGCCTACTTCACCGTGAAGGGCGGACGGTTGGACCGGACGGCCTTCTACGCGCAACTGGTGGACCCGCTCGGGGCGGACTTCGTCCACGTCATCGTGGATGCGTGCCGGGCCTCGGGTGTGGTGGGCAGCCGGGGACAGGCGGACGCGGCGGTGCTGGCGGAGCTGCGCGGAACGCTGGAGCGCGAGCAGCTCGCGGCGCGGCCCCACGTGGGCGCCCTCTTCGCGGAGAGCGACACGGGCGAGACACACGAGTGGTCGCGCCTGCGCGCGGGCGTCTTCAGCCACGTGTTGCGCTCGGGGCTGATGGGGGGAGCGGACGTCAACGGGGACGGCGCGGTGGAGTACAGCGAGCTGGCTGGCTTCGTCGCCGCTTCGTTGCAGGGGGTGAAGGCGCTGCCCGCCCGGCTCTCCGTCCATGCCCATGCCCCGGCGAGCGAGCCCCGGCGCCCGCTGGTGGGCGCTTCCCCCGAGGGGCCGAGCCTCCTGCTCCCGGCGGAGTTCGAGCACGCGCGCATCTCGGTGGAGGACGAGGAGGGCCGGAGGCTGGCGGACGTGCGGCGCGCGGAGGGACAGCCGCTCGCGCTGCGCCTGCCCGTCCGGGACGCCTACTGGGTGCGCACGCCCACCGCCGAGGCCCGCATCGCGCTCGCGCAGCTCGGTGCCGGCGTGCCCCGGCTGCGTCCCCGCGAGCTCCAGGAGCGCGGGCCGGTGGAGGATGCCTTGCGGCGCGGGCTCTTCTCGGTGGCCTTCGACCGGAGCTTCTACGAGCAATATGTCTCCACCTCGTCCTTCGTTCCGGTGGACTTCGTGCCGGGCAGGGTGGGACCGGTACGCATTCCCCTCGGCGCGCCCGTGCTGGGCTCCCACTCTCCCTGGGAGGTGGGGGCGTTCGCCGCGCGGACGCCGCTCGGGCTCGGAGGGTTCATCACCGGTCCGAGCTTCACCCTTCGCACGGCGGCGCCCTATACGTTGGGAGTGCGGGCCTCCTACGCCCTCTCGCTCCTGCCCTCGGTCGACGGTGTGACCCTCCACCGGTTCTCCGTGCAGGGACTCGCGGGTATCCAATCTCCCGAGCGGGTGGGTCCGTTCCTGGAGGCCGCCGCGGGCTGGAGCCTGGTTGGCGTGAAGTACCGGGGAGGAGTGCAGGGCGATCCCACCGTGCTGTCCGGCCACCTCTCGGGTGGCATGGTGGCGCGCATGGACTCCTGGCGGATGCGTGCGGGGGGCTTCATCGGCACGGAGCTGATCACCGCGGACGGCGAGGATTCGTGGGGCACCACGTGGGGCGTGGAGCTGTCATTCGGACGTTGA
- a CDS encoding DUF6174 domain-containing protein yields the protein MNRRTSIKCLGLLWVAGLVGCGSEESQWRSAREAWDETHPEHYRYDYTVTGFAPGRGPWRIEVRGDEVVSVRYVGQGTPPTPGFDVDSAPTIDTLFQQVESGLSSSARVDVDYDLIHHFPKRAMFFSGEEGSGFICSEFTPLD from the coding sequence ATGAACAGGAGAACGAGCATCAAGTGCCTGGGGCTGCTGTGGGTGGCGGGGCTGGTGGGCTGCGGGAGCGAGGAGTCGCAGTGGCGCTCCGCGCGCGAGGCCTGGGACGAGACGCACCCCGAGCACTACCGCTACGACTACACGGTGACGGGCTTCGCCCCCGGGCGGGGGCCGTGGCGGATCGAAGTGCGGGGGGACGAGGTGGTCTCGGTGCGCTACGTCGGTCAAGGTACTCCGCCCACACCCGGCTTCGACGTGGACAGCGCGCCCACCATCGACACCCTCTTCCAGCAGGTGGAGTCGGGCTTGAGCTCCTCCGCGCGGGTGGATGTGGATTACGACCTCATCCACCATTTCCCGAAGCGGGCGATGTTCTTCTCGGGCGAGGAGGGTAGCGGCTTCATCTGTAGCGAGTTCACACCACTGGACTGA
- a CDS encoding DUF5691 domain-containing protein has product MNELDALTRLATLGTSRSPELGATAGVEGQVLRALEDVPLEKRLLLAAGARSVARAAGRKLARLETRGDVAPTDTLPVCPPRVSAVLTELLVSNDVEVLREAFELLARARRRLPPELLPRVLGLAERSLRVAAEPVLGERGQWLAQRNPEWSSVAEAPAADPADAERVWTEGTPEERRAVLSQARSTDPARARGWLQTTWAQEKAEHRARFLACLDVGLSPEDEPLLELGRKDRAAAVREVARYLLARLPESAFARRMLERARAVLTWEKPATLRVRFPDKWDAEAERDGLDKPPAGIGQSEHWLIRLLEAIPLSTWETGFEATPGQLVEAAARTDHAIALTEGWAQALRLGVSSSWAMALLGFWTRCESKVLDAERAQTLAISVMEQLPPAERAARTLRILRRAESLPSLDRALAVTPAPWPADLGHAWLESLRELYDPSTRATALLGALRKASTALPPQCLPNAVDPLVLPSPLQRWNAEMHRFQQTVSLRRILYEELKP; this is encoded by the coding sequence GTGAACGAGCTCGACGCCCTGACACGCCTCGCCACGCTGGGGACCTCCCGCTCGCCGGAGCTCGGGGCCACGGCCGGAGTGGAGGGCCAGGTCCTCCGCGCGCTGGAGGACGTGCCCCTGGAGAAGCGCCTCCTGCTCGCGGCCGGGGCGCGCTCGGTGGCGCGGGCCGCCGGAAGGAAGCTCGCCCGGCTGGAGACCCGAGGCGACGTGGCCCCGACCGACACGCTCCCCGTGTGCCCGCCGCGCGTGAGCGCCGTCCTCACGGAGCTTCTCGTCTCTAATGATGTGGAGGTGCTGCGCGAGGCCTTCGAGCTGCTGGCCCGCGCCCGCCGCCGGCTCCCGCCGGAGCTGCTCCCCCGGGTGCTCGGTCTCGCGGAGCGCTCGCTGCGCGTGGCGGCGGAGCCGGTGCTCGGCGAGCGCGGCCAGTGGCTCGCCCAGCGGAATCCCGAATGGAGCTCCGTCGCGGAGGCCCCGGCGGCCGACCCGGCGGATGCCGAGCGCGTGTGGACGGAAGGAACGCCCGAGGAGCGGCGCGCGGTGCTCAGCCAGGCGCGGAGCACCGACCCGGCGCGGGCCCGGGGGTGGTTGCAGACCACGTGGGCACAGGAGAAGGCCGAGCACCGCGCCCGGTTCCTGGCCTGTCTCGATGTGGGGCTGTCCCCGGAGGACGAGCCCCTGCTGGAGCTCGGCCGGAAGGATCGCGCGGCCGCGGTGCGCGAGGTGGCGAGGTACCTGCTGGCCCGGCTGCCCGAGTCGGCCTTCGCGCGGCGCATGCTGGAGCGGGCCCGCGCCGTGCTCACCTGGGAGAAGCCGGCCACGCTGCGCGTCCGGTTCCCGGACAAGTGGGACGCCGAGGCCGAGCGCGACGGCCTGGACAAGCCACCGGCCGGTATCGGCCAGAGCGAGCACTGGCTCATCCGGCTCCTCGAGGCCATTCCCCTGAGCACCTGGGAGACCGGCTTCGAGGCCACACCGGGGCAGCTCGTCGAAGCCGCCGCGCGGACGGACCACGCCATCGCCCTCACGGAGGGCTGGGCCCAGGCGCTCCGGCTGGGAGTCTCCTCGTCCTGGGCGATGGCGCTGCTCGGCTTCTGGACGCGCTGCGAGTCGAAGGTGCTCGACGCCGAGCGGGCCCAGACGCTGGCCATCTCCGTCATGGAGCAGCTCCCGCCCGCCGAGCGCGCAGCGCGCACCCTGCGCATCCTCCGCCGCGCCGAGTCCCTGCCCTCGCTGGACCGGGCGCTCGCGGTGACGCCCGCGCCGTGGCCGGCGGATCTCGGCCATGCCTGGCTCGAGTCCCTGCGCGAGCTGTACGACCCGAGCACCCGGGCCACGGCCCTGCTCGGCGCCCTCCGCAAGGCGTCCACCGCCCTGCCACCGCAGTGCCTGCCCAACGCCGTGGATCCTCTCGTGCTGCCCTCTCCGCTCCAGCGCTGGAACGCGGAGATGCACCGCTTCCAGCAGACCGTCTCGCT
- a CDS encoding TonB family protein, translating to MAIPVRLEVFKGDVLVTSRDFERDIIKIGRLASAHLCLEDEKVSRIHAVIEVGANGELFVTDMGSIGGTQVNGRRVSKSRITFGDELQVGGTTLRLTNPMEVAARNPSPAVERTEPVDPPAPVATSTAPSETVPVPGGAVPVEPSPVAVPRERRAVPRKVRGPLGVGLRFLWGDRNVGGFFVAPGTRRSFSVGTAAGVDFVMGDARLGAPRFEVLRTDGRSFTIRFTGRMKGELTRGGDTRDLRAVIESGLATHEGEAYALTLETDDFLRVELGGVLLEVCFQPVPRRVVVGLTESLDTTLLNIFLMTFFLAGFFVISAVNHDADAAGFADELTGGQSRIAKLIVKPPEAQKNRLLQQLDAVKKEREVRREATRPREREARTERAPKPVRERRHLESGSKGKRTDAREVARGLLGGVNTANLFQGPGSSFASALGRISGTRTSGTGNLGMLGLRSGPGNGGAGETVGLIGSEGIRGRSTGESDYGNGPARVGQKQGVTVGLAAEEPQVSNPLDRDLIRRVIQLNRSQVRFCYESLLNRFPALSGKVAVRFIISAEGTVASSEVSQSTAGNIDLEKCVAGRVRGWVFPKLKGGGSVTVTYPFIFKAAGE from the coding sequence ATGGCCATTCCTGTCAGACTCGAGGTGTTCAAGGGGGACGTGCTCGTCACGTCCCGGGATTTCGAGCGGGACATCATCAAGATCGGCCGCCTCGCGTCCGCGCACCTCTGTCTGGAGGACGAGAAGGTCAGCCGCATCCACGCCGTCATCGAGGTGGGAGCCAACGGCGAGCTGTTCGTCACCGACATGGGCAGCATCGGGGGGACCCAGGTCAATGGCAGACGGGTGAGCAAGAGTCGCATCACCTTCGGGGATGAGCTTCAGGTGGGGGGCACCACCCTGCGCCTGACGAATCCCATGGAGGTGGCCGCGCGTAATCCTTCCCCCGCAGTTGAGCGCACGGAGCCGGTCGATCCACCGGCGCCAGTGGCCACGAGCACGGCCCCGTCCGAGACCGTGCCGGTCCCCGGGGGAGCGGTGCCTGTCGAGCCGTCTCCCGTGGCCGTGCCGCGCGAGCGCCGGGCGGTGCCGCGCAAGGTCCGGGGGCCGCTCGGGGTGGGCCTGCGCTTCCTCTGGGGAGACAGGAACGTGGGCGGGTTCTTCGTCGCTCCGGGGACGCGCAGGAGCTTCAGCGTGGGCACCGCCGCGGGCGTGGACTTCGTCATGGGGGATGCCCGGCTGGGCGCGCCGCGCTTCGAGGTTTTGCGCACCGACGGGCGGAGCTTCACCATCCGCTTCACGGGCAGGATGAAGGGCGAGCTCACCCGGGGCGGAGACACGCGCGACCTGCGAGCGGTCATTGAGTCCGGGCTCGCCACGCACGAGGGCGAGGCCTATGCACTCACGCTGGAGACGGACGACTTCCTCCGGGTGGAGCTTGGTGGGGTGCTGCTGGAGGTGTGCTTCCAGCCGGTGCCCCGCCGCGTGGTGGTGGGGCTGACGGAGTCGCTGGACACCACCCTCCTCAACATCTTCCTGATGACGTTCTTCCTCGCGGGCTTCTTCGTCATCAGCGCCGTCAACCACGACGCGGACGCGGCCGGGTTCGCGGATGAGCTCACGGGCGGCCAGTCGCGCATCGCGAAGCTCATCGTCAAGCCGCCCGAGGCCCAGAAGAACCGGCTGCTCCAGCAGCTCGACGCGGTGAAGAAGGAGCGGGAGGTCCGGCGGGAGGCCACCCGGCCACGCGAGCGGGAGGCGCGGACGGAGAGAGCTCCGAAGCCGGTGCGGGAGCGCCGCCATCTCGAGAGCGGTTCGAAGGGGAAGCGGACGGATGCCCGCGAGGTCGCGCGAGGCCTCCTCGGGGGAGTGAACACCGCCAACCTCTTCCAGGGTCCGGGCAGCAGCTTCGCGAGCGCCCTGGGCCGCATCAGTGGCACCCGCACCAGTGGGACCGGGAACCTCGGCATGCTGGGGCTGCGCTCCGGGCCCGGGAACGGTGGGGCCGGCGAGACGGTCGGCCTCATCGGCAGCGAGGGCATCCGAGGCCGCTCCACGGGGGAGTCCGACTATGGCAACGGACCGGCGCGGGTGGGCCAGAAGCAGGGAGTGACGGTGGGCCTCGCCGCCGAGGAGCCACAAGTCTCCAATCCCCTGGACCGCGACCTCATCCGCCGGGTCATCCAGCTCAACCGCTCGCAGGTGCGCTTCTGCTACGAGAGCCTGCTCAACCGTTTCCCGGCACTGTCCGGCAAGGTGGCCGTCCGCTTCATCATCTCCGCGGAGGGCACGGTGGCCTCATCGGAGGTGTCGCAGTCCACGGCGGGCAACATCGACCTGGAGAAGTGCGTGGCGGGCCGCGTGCGCGGGTGGGTGTTCCCCAAGCTCAAGGGCGGCGGGAGTGTCACCGTGACATACCCGTTCATCTTCAAGGCGGCCGGGGAGTAG
- a CDS encoding SWIM zinc finger family protein has translation MSAPPLTSEQALALAPDSSAAAAGQKLATERSWQGLGRDARAAWGECKGSALYQVRIDLSDLATKCTCPSRKFPCKHALGLLLLVAAERLPSGQPPAWVEEWLSKRSTTAERKAKREAAGEGAAPADPEARAKRTAERHTRVQRGLEALSLWMEDLVRGGFAGLEAETAMWNTQAARLVDAQAPGLASQVRQLAALPGSGPDWPRKMLERLGRLALVTEAWRKMDQLAPPLAADLRSVVGISLREEEVVAQGERLEDTWAVVAQEVEDTERVRAQRTYLLGATSGRTALVLQFAAGPGARFAESFLPGTAFPAELVFWPSAAPQRALVHERKGDVRPWLEALPSLTLDGLAQRFADELSRQPFRERTAALLGAVVPLVDGRRRWWLRDATGAAVLLGPSDRWRLLALSGGQPLDVFGEWDGEEFRPLSTRVDGRFLPLGGLS, from the coding sequence ATGTCCGCCCCGCCCCTCACCTCAGAGCAGGCCCTCGCCCTCGCGCCGGACTCCTCCGCGGCGGCCGCCGGCCAGAAGCTGGCGACGGAACGCTCGTGGCAGGGGCTCGGCCGGGACGCACGCGCGGCCTGGGGCGAGTGCAAGGGCAGCGCCCTGTACCAGGTGCGCATCGACCTCTCCGACCTCGCCACGAAGTGCACCTGTCCCAGCCGCAAGTTCCCGTGCAAGCACGCCCTCGGGCTCCTGCTGCTCGTCGCGGCGGAGCGTCTCCCCTCGGGGCAGCCGCCCGCGTGGGTGGAGGAGTGGCTCTCCAAGCGGTCCACCACCGCCGAGCGCAAGGCGAAGCGCGAGGCCGCCGGAGAGGGCGCCGCCCCCGCCGACCCGGAGGCCCGTGCGAAGCGCACCGCCGAGCGTCATACCCGCGTGCAGCGGGGACTGGAGGCCCTGTCCCTCTGGATGGAGGACCTCGTGCGCGGCGGCTTCGCCGGGCTCGAGGCGGAGACCGCCATGTGGAACACCCAGGCGGCACGGCTGGTGGATGCACAGGCCCCGGGCCTCGCGTCCCAGGTGCGCCAGCTCGCGGCGCTCCCGGGCAGCGGCCCCGACTGGCCCCGGAAGATGCTCGAGAGGCTCGGACGCCTCGCACTCGTCACCGAGGCCTGGCGGAAGATGGATCAGCTCGCGCCGCCCCTCGCGGCGGACCTCCGCTCCGTGGTGGGCATCTCCCTGCGCGAGGAGGAGGTCGTCGCCCAGGGCGAGCGCCTCGAGGACACCTGGGCCGTCGTCGCCCAGGAGGTCGAGGACACGGAGCGCGTCCGCGCGCAGCGGACGTACCTGCTCGGTGCCACCTCGGGCCGCACGGCGCTCGTCCTCCAGTTCGCGGCGGGTCCCGGCGCACGGTTCGCCGAGTCCTTCCTCCCCGGCACCGCCTTCCCGGCCGAGCTGGTGTTCTGGCCGAGCGCCGCGCCCCAGCGCGCCCTCGTCCACGAGCGCAAGGGAGATGTCCGTCCCTGGCTGGAGGCCCTGCCCTCGCTCACGCTCGACGGGCTCGCCCAGCGGTTCGCCGACGAGCTGTCCCGGCAGCCCTTCCGGGAGCGCACGGCGGCGCTGCTCGGGGCTGTGGTGCCCCTCGTGGATGGCAGGCGGCGCTGGTGGCTCCGGGATGCCACGGGCGCGGCCGTCCTCCTCGGCCCGAGTGACCGATGGCGGCTGCTCGCGCTCTCCGGTGGCCAGCCGCTCGACGTGTTCGGTGAGTGGGACGGGGAGGAGTTCCGGCCCCTGAGCACCCGCGTGGACGGACGCTTCCTTCCCCTGGGAGGACTCTCGTGA
- a CDS encoding RNA polymerase sigma factor, whose protein sequence is MLLPGGSDREVLRAFREGDRATLTRVYRAYSPEVVRYLARRFPVRSSAGVDSIALGVLDLEAAHQETFVRAFRPAMRQAYDGVRPYLGFLLTIARSTALDLLRASGRVAREAVPLEDVPELNKVPAGDSGPEERALESEVRTLVREFLEGLSKEMRELARLRFMEGLSQEVAAERLHLTRGEVRVRERHLRTRFTEYLRARGWLEEAAPVSPRATEGLLVAFIALCGMGNGI, encoded by the coding sequence GTGCTGCTGCCAGGCGGAAGCGATCGGGAAGTGCTACGGGCCTTCCGCGAGGGTGACCGTGCCACCCTCACGCGGGTGTACCGCGCCTATTCGCCGGAGGTGGTGCGCTACCTGGCCCGGCGCTTCCCGGTGCGCTCCTCGGCGGGGGTGGACAGCATCGCGCTGGGGGTGTTGGACCTGGAGGCGGCGCACCAGGAGACGTTCGTCCGCGCCTTCCGCCCCGCGATGCGCCAGGCCTATGACGGGGTGCGGCCCTACCTGGGCTTCCTGCTGACCATCGCGCGCTCCACGGCCCTGGACCTGTTGCGTGCCTCGGGCCGGGTCGCCCGCGAGGCCGTGCCGCTGGAAGACGTCCCCGAGCTGAACAAGGTCCCCGCCGGGGACAGCGGCCCCGAGGAGCGGGCGCTGGAGTCCGAGGTGCGCACGCTGGTGCGCGAGTTCCTCGAGGGGTTGTCCAAGGAGATGCGGGAGCTCGCGCGGCTGCGCTTCATGGAAGGACTCTCGCAGGAGGTGGCCGCCGAGCGCCTCCACCTCACGCGCGGCGAGGTGCGGGTGCGCGAGCGCCACCTGCGGACGCGGTTCACCGAATACCTGCGGGCCCGGGGGTGGTTGGAGGAAGCCGCCCCCGTCTCCCCGCGTGCCACGGAGGGACTCCTCGTGGCCTTCATCGCCCTGTGCGGAATGGGGAACGGCATATGA
- a CDS encoding ester cyclase, producing MTIAKPAEPLWLQGRDAVVENDQGVKWRHGRPDYHLTNITVHKERTRQFPANSLEMVAENLVRVFEMEVSHKADPAQWVSVVLDRFRTNVNGGPWANAKDIAERGSYNLFIGDTPYYKASEETFESSHDIFHTAFPEGFFWEILEVYSPPPTVSFKWRHWGNFTGPYKGQQPTGKRVEIFGMSVARVAEDLRILEVEHFYDNSQFLRQLATGCPMHAAAAK from the coding sequence ATGACCATCGCAAAGCCAGCGGAGCCACTCTGGTTGCAGGGCCGGGACGCAGTTGTCGAGAACGACCAGGGCGTGAAGTGGCGCCACGGCCGACCGGACTACCACCTGACGAACATCACCGTGCACAAGGAGCGCACGCGCCAGTTCCCGGCCAACTCGCTGGAGATGGTGGCGGAGAACCTCGTGCGCGTGTTCGAGATGGAGGTCTCGCACAAGGCCGATCCCGCGCAGTGGGTGTCGGTCGTGCTCGACAGGTTCCGCACCAACGTCAACGGGGGGCCCTGGGCCAACGCCAAGGACATCGCCGAGAGGGGCAGCTACAACCTCTTCATCGGTGACACGCCGTACTACAAGGCCAGCGAGGAGACGTTCGAGTCGTCGCACGACATCTTCCATACCGCCTTCCCCGAGGGCTTCTTCTGGGAGATCCTCGAGGTGTACTCGCCGCCTCCGACGGTGAGCTTCAAGTGGCGCCACTGGGGCAACTTCACCGGCCCCTACAAGGGCCAGCAGCCCACCGGCAAGCGCGTGGAGATCTTCGGCATGAGCGTGGCACGCGTGGCCGAGGACCTGCGCATCCTCGAGGTCGAGCACTTCTACGACAACAGCCAGTTCCTGCGTCAGCTCGCCACCGGCTGCCCGATGCACGCCGCCGCGGCGAAGTAG